The following proteins are encoded in a genomic region of Neoarius graeffei isolate fNeoGra1 chromosome 6, fNeoGra1.pri, whole genome shotgun sequence:
- the LOC132888190 gene encoding NACHT, LRR and PYD domains-containing protein 12-like, whose product EKSCTALASALCTNPSHIRALDLSGCKLGDSGVEKLCDLLKKHECKLETLRLSHCRITERGGAALTAALSSNSSHLKELDLRGNELKDSLTQLEELLKSSGGRLM is encoded by the exons gagaaatcctgcactgctttggcttcggctctctgtacaaatccatcacacatcagagcgctggatctgagtgggtgtaaactgggagactcaggagtggagaagctctgtgatctactgaagaaacacgagtgtaaactggagacactgcg GTTATCTCACTGCAGAATAACAGAGAGAGGCGGTGCTGCTCTGACTGCAGCTCTGAGCTCAAACTCCTCACATCTGAAAGAGCTGGATCTGAGAGGGAATGAACTAAAAGATTCACTCACACAGCTCGAGGAGTTGCTGAAAAGTTCAGGAGGCCGGCTAATGTAA